A single region of the Populus nigra chromosome 2, ddPopNigr1.1, whole genome shotgun sequence genome encodes:
- the LOC133681623 gene encoding endoglucanase 17-like — protein sequence MAFSVSSFTLLVLFSCFATFLVCHGFPVHHNNPLHHRRHPRLASHNYRDALTKSILFFEGQRSGKLPSSQRITWRRDSGLTDGSAMHVDLVGGYYDAGDNVKFGFPMAFTTTMLSWSVLEFGGLMKGELQNAREAIRWATDYLLKATAHPDTIYVQVGDANKDHACWERPEDMDTPRSVYKVDKNSPGSEVAAETAAALAAASLVFKRCDPTYAKLLVRRAIRVFQFADKYRGAYSNGLKKYVCPFYCSYSGYEDELLWGAAWLHKATKNPTYLNYIQVNGQTLGAAQFDNTFGWDNKHVGARILLSKAFLVQKVQSLHDYKDHADNFICSLIQGAPFSSAQYTPGGLLFKMNDSNMQYVTSTSFLLLSYAKYLTYARKIVNCGVTAVTPKRLRNIAKKQVDYLLGDNPLKMSYMVGYGPRYPQRIHHRGSSLPSMAAHPAKIQCSSGFSVMNSQSPNPNILVGAIVGGPDEHDRFPDKRSDYEQSEPATYMNAPLVGALAYLAHSFGQL from the exons ATGGCTTTCTCTGTTTCCTCTTTCACACTTCTAGTCCTCTTCTCTTGTTTCGCTACTTTTCTTGTATGCCATGGCTTTCCTGTCCATCACAACAACCCACTTCACCACCGCCGCCACCCTCGCCTTGCCAGTCACAACTACAGAGATGCCCTGACGAAATCAATCCTCTTCTTTGAAGGCCAAAGGTCAGGCAAGCTCCCTTCTAGCCAGAGGATCACATGGAGGAGAGACTCTGGCCTAACAGATGGCTCAGCCATGCAT GTGGATTTGGTGGGAGGGTACTATGATGCAGGAGACAATGTGAAGTTTGGGTTCCCTATGGCTTTCACTACTACCATGCTTTCATGGAGTGTATTAGAGTTTGGTGGGTTGATGAAAGGTGAGCTGCAGAACGCTAGAGAAGCCATTCGTTGGGCAACTGATTACCTCCTCAAAGCTACAGCCCATCCAGACACCATCTATGTTCAG GTTGGTGATGCTAATAAGGACCATGCTTGTTGGGAGAGACCAGAAGATATGGATACTCCAAGGAGTGTTTACAAGGTAGACAAGAATTCCCCTGGTTCTGAAGTTGCTGCTGAAACTGCGGCTGCTCTTGCAGCTGCTTCTTTGGTGTTTAAAAGGTGTGACCCCACTTATGCCAAGCTTTTGGTCAGAAGAGCTATCAGG GTGTTCCAATTTGCAGATAAGTACCGAGGAGCCTACAGCAATGGGTTGAAGAAATATGTTTGCCCTTTCTATTGCTCCTACTCTGGATATGAG GATGAGCTGTTGTGGGGTGCTGCTTGGCTGCATAAGGCGACCAAGAACCCAACTTATCTCAATTACATTCAAGTTAATGGGCAGACTCTTGGAGCTGCACAATTTGACAATACCTTTGGTTGGGATAACAAGCATGTTGGAGCAAGGATTCTTCTTTCCAAG GCATTTCTTGTTCAAAAAGTGCAATCCCTCCATGACTACAAAGATCATGCAGATAATTTTATCTGCTCTCTCATACAAGGGGCCCCTTTCTCTTCAGCCCAATATACTCCAG GTGGTCTGCTGTTCAAAATGAATGACAGCAACATGCAGTATGTGACTTCCACTTCATTCTTGCTCTTATCGTATGCCAAGTACTTAACCTATGCTCGCAAGATTGTAAACTGTGGTGTGACCGCTGTCACTCCGAAGAGGCTAAGAAATATTGCAAAGAAACAG GTGGACTATCTGCTAGGAGACAACCCATTGAAAATGTCCTACATGGTGGGGTATGGTCCAAGGTATCCACAGAGGATTCACCACAGGGGCTCATCTCTACCGTCGATGGCTGCACACCCAGCAAAGATCCAATGCTCCTCGGGTTTCAGTGTAATGAATTCTCAATCCCCCAACCCGAACATTCTTGTGGGTGCAATAGTTGGAGGGCCAGACGAACACGATAGATTCCCAGATAAAAGATCAGACTATGAGCAATCCGAGCCTGCTACTTACATGAACGCGCCCCTAGTAGGGGCACTGGCTTATCTTGCTCACTCATTTGGCCAGCTCTAA